A window from Desulfobacterales bacterium encodes these proteins:
- a CDS encoding tetratricopeptide repeat protein, protein MNKYLSRPWLAFVLIALTTAVIYSNIYHASFVFDDITSIVENKKIRDASNYFSLVQLIRPRAIVDLTFALNYEFGRLNVFGYHLVNIIIHLLNGFLVYFLALTIFMQLSKLQDPVISSKSEDRSPLSTPANPDSMNRLKALMAALIFAAHPLQTQAVTYTAQRYASMAALFYLASLLFYLKARIIQQRSKEQAAPAVQSKKKKAKTVPQTHTESKAFIGLYALSFFCGVLAFLSKQNTATLPLTILLAEYLLIDRTRQGWKKKLPWIGGLLMVFMIFVLSVSAFFQGGPEGRGLLEDVSRLMAETETVSRWSYLCTQFNVLVIYIRLLFLPVGQNLDYLYPFKSGFFDGLTPAAFLFLAGIIAIGVWSLKKRPLISFSIFGFFIALSVESSIVPIKDALFEHRLYLPMFSFALLMAELLFQFFLKKRTLVHLAMVLMILSLGTATYLRNRVWRDGITLWSDVVSKNPKNQRAHNNLGVELFDINRIPEAINHYLTALQINPADVSSHNNLGNALNKQGLKEKAIEHYLIALRIDSTFKKAHINLGNILNERGQNKGAIDYFLAALRGDRNNKEALVGLGNALQGQRKIADAIDKYDRALQIDPDFKEAHYNLGVALFTQNRTEEAIYHYSKALQTDPNDPAILTKLGSALQRQGKAKEAEDQYLRAIKIDPEFSQAYFNLGTSFQEQGRIPEAAEYYIKTLRIDPVNKAAHFNLGNILLAHGRADEAVAHYNEAIRSDPDFFEAHNNLAAALMRIGNIDEAILHFKEVLRITPDNVNARRNLDRAMARRDRNK, encoded by the coding sequence ATGAATAAGTATCTCTCTCGCCCATGGCTTGCATTTGTTTTAATTGCCCTAACGACTGCTGTCATCTACAGCAACATCTATCACGCGTCGTTTGTCTTTGATGATATCACATCGATTGTAGAAAACAAAAAAATCAGGGATGCGTCCAACTATTTTTCATTAGTTCAACTTATAAGGCCCAGGGCAATTGTCGATTTAACCTTTGCTTTAAATTATGAATTTGGAAGACTGAATGTATTCGGCTATCATCTTGTCAACATTATCATCCACTTGTTAAACGGATTCCTTGTCTATTTTCTTGCCTTAACAATTTTCATGCAGCTATCAAAATTACAAGATCCGGTCATTTCCTCTAAAAGTGAAGACAGGTCACCCCTTTCAACCCCGGCAAATCCCGATTCCATGAATCGTTTGAAGGCCCTGATGGCGGCCCTGATATTTGCGGCGCATCCCCTCCAGACCCAGGCGGTTACTTACACGGCCCAGCGGTATGCATCAATGGCCGCCCTGTTTTATCTGGCTTCGTTACTCTTTTATCTAAAGGCCAGAATCATCCAGCAGCGCAGCAAGGAGCAGGCAGCCCCTGCGGTTCAATCTAAAAAGAAAAAAGCTAAAACGGTTCCACAAACACATACCGAATCCAAAGCATTTATAGGGTTATACGCCCTGTCATTTTTTTGCGGCGTGCTGGCCTTTTTAAGCAAGCAGAACACGGCCACTTTGCCGCTGACAATCCTGCTGGCCGAGTATCTGCTGATTGATCGAACCCGGCAGGGGTGGAAAAAAAAGCTGCCGTGGATCGGCGGGCTGTTAATGGTGTTCATGATTTTCGTCTTATCAGTTTCGGCCTTTTTTCAGGGTGGCCCTGAAGGCAGAGGGTTGCTTGAAGACGTCTCGCGACTTATGGCGGAGACCGAGACCGTTAGCCGGTGGAGTTACCTCTGCACCCAATTCAATGTGTTGGTCATCTATATCCGGCTCTTGTTTTTGCCTGTCGGTCAGAATCTTGACTATCTGTATCCTTTTAAAAGCGGGTTTTTTGACGGTCTGACACCGGCAGCATTTTTGTTTTTAGCAGGTATAATCGCCATCGGAGTATGGAGCCTGAAAAAGCGGCCGCTGATCAGTTTTAGTATTTTCGGATTCTTTATCGCTCTGTCGGTAGAATCCAGCATTGTCCCGATAAAGGATGCTCTCTTTGAACACCGGCTTTATCTGCCGATGTTCAGTTTTGCGCTGTTAATGGCCGAATTGCTGTTTCAATTTTTTTTAAAGAAGCGGACATTGGTTCATCTCGCAATGGTTCTGATGATCCTGTCTCTTGGAACGGCCACGTATCTGCGCAATCGGGTTTGGCGAGACGGCATTACGCTCTGGTCGGATGTTGTATCTAAAAACCCTAAAAACCAGAGAGCACACAATAACTTGGGGGTTGAACTGTTTGATATTAATAGAATACCGGAAGCCATCAACCATTATTTAACTGCGCTGCAAATTAATCCAGCTGATGTTTCATCGCATAATAATCTGGGAAATGCATTGAACAAGCAGGGCCTTAAAGAAAAGGCTATCGAGCATTATTTAATAGCGTTGAGGATTGATTCAACTTTTAAAAAAGCGCATATCAATCTGGGAAATATCCTGAACGAACGCGGACAAAATAAAGGCGCTATTGATTATTTTTTAGCGGCACTGCGTGGGGACCGGAATAATAAGGAGGCGCTTGTAGGGCTTGGAAATGCATTGCAGGGTCAGAGGAAAATTGCCGATGCTATTGATAAGTATGATAGAGCCTTACAGATCGATCCTGACTTTAAAGAGGCCCATTATAACTTGGGTGTTGCTTTATTCACACAAAATAGAACCGAGGAAGCCATTTATCATTATTCAAAAGCCTTGCAAACCGACCCCAATGACCCGGCAATTCTTACCAAGCTGGGGTCTGCCCTGCAACGTCAGGGGAAGGCCAAAGAGGCCGAGGATCAATACTTGCGGGCAATCAAAATCGATCCGGAATTTAGCCAGGCTTACTTTAATCTGGGAACATCATTTCAGGAGCAGGGGAGGATTCCGGAAGCTGCCGAATATTATATCAAGACGCTCAGGATCGATCCGGTTAATAAGGCCGCCCATTTTAATCTTGGAAATATTCTGCTGGCACACGGCCGTGCCGATGAAGCGGTCGCGCATTATAACGAAGCGATAAGGAGTGACCCTGATTTTTTTGAAGCCCACAACAATTTGGCGGCGGCGCTGATGCGCATTGGAAATATAGACGAGGCGATTCTGCACTTTAAAGAAGTGTTGCGAATTACGCCGGACAATGTCAATGCGCGCCGAAACCTTGACCGGGCGATGGCGCGGCGGGACCGAAACAAATAG
- a CDS encoding YdcF family protein, whose product MKIVFVWARTVLKLILPPSSLLILVIIGALLMGLKYRKSGKLLIILSLSALYLLSTSLVANFMIGPLESAYPPLAENMKDIDAVVVLSSGAKDLSHVGLGQVPGSESLKRLVHGIKIYRQFNIPRLVICGGIADPSKPGVSLGGVLAQTALDIGVKPDELVLEKDSKNTYEGALNLLKILKRGKKIILVTHARHMGRSVILHRKVGFDVIPAPSDYTGEAISVNIESFIPSAGSLCVSSEALYEYLSRSWYILKGFNHE is encoded by the coding sequence ATGAAGATCGTGTTTGTATGGGCCAGAACTGTTTTAAAACTGATATTGCCGCCGTCAAGCCTGTTGATTTTGGTTATTATCGGTGCGCTCCTGATGGGATTGAAATACAGAAAAAGCGGCAAATTGCTGATCATCTTGAGCTTGTCGGCGCTATATTTATTAAGTACGAGCCTGGTGGCGAATTTCATGATCGGACCGCTTGAAAGTGCATATCCACCACTTGCGGAGAATATGAAAGATATTGATGCGGTCGTGGTCCTTTCATCCGGTGCAAAGGACCTTTCCCATGTGGGGTTGGGGCAGGTTCCCGGTTCAGAATCTTTAAAACGGCTGGTACATGGCATAAAGATTTATCGACAATTTAACATTCCCCGCCTGGTGATTTGCGGCGGCATAGCCGACCCTTCAAAACCCGGGGTTTCGCTTGGCGGCGTATTGGCGCAAACAGCTCTAGACATCGGCGTAAAGCCGGATGAGCTGGTCCTGGAAAAGGATTCGAAAAATACGTATGAGGGTGCATTGAATCTGTTAAAAATATTAAAAAGAGGAAAAAAGATCATTCTGGTTACCCATGCCCGCCACATGGGACGATCGGTCATTCTTCATCGGAAAGTGGGTTTTGATGTCATTCCAGCGCCTTCGGATTATACCGGCGAGGCGATCTCTGTAAATATCGAGTCATTTATCCCCTCAGCCGGCAGTCTGTGCGTTTCTTCAGAAGCGTTATACGAATACCTCAGCCGGTCTTGGTATATATTGAAGGGCTTCAATCATGAATAA